One genomic segment of Roseovarius carneus includes these proteins:
- a CDS encoding FliH/SctL family protein, which translates to MGIAHLLEDFGSTQDEHTIHLSDVSLEEQRLEAFEKGYSAGWDDAVKAAKDDASRISADFSSNLMDLSFTVQEAQAGLVASLKPLLKGMVDQVLPRLARESLGNRVIETIQSMAGEACQGKIRIITAPANLAALEALTEGLIGMDVTLLSEISLGEGQVHIEVAGDGREINLDRVLDDISKAVDGFFEDQNNDMQKETA; encoded by the coding sequence ATGGGCATTGCACATCTTCTTGAGGATTTCGGCTCGACCCAAGACGAGCACACCATCCACCTGTCGGATGTCTCGCTCGAAGAACAGCGACTGGAAGCCTTTGAAAAAGGGTACTCCGCAGGCTGGGATGATGCCGTGAAGGCCGCAAAAGACGACGCGTCACGCATCAGCGCGGACTTCTCCAGCAATCTCATGGACTTATCCTTCACAGTCCAAGAGGCGCAGGCGGGGCTGGTGGCATCGCTTAAACCGCTCCTCAAAGGAATGGTCGACCAAGTTTTGCCACGTCTTGCCCGCGAGAGCCTTGGCAACCGTGTGATCGAAACAATCCAGAGCATGGCTGGTGAGGCCTGCCAGGGGAAAATCCGAATCATCACTGCACCCGCCAATCTGGCCGCTCTTGAGGCTCTGACCGAAGGGTTGATTGGAATGGACGTAACCCTGCTTTCAGAGATTTCGCTCGGCGAGGGTCAGGTTCATATCGAAGTCGCGGGAGACGGGCGCGAGATCAATCTCGACCGGGTGCTCGACGACATCTCAAAAGCCGTGGACGGTTTTTTTGAAGATCAAAACAATGACATGCAAAAGGAGACCGCTTGA
- the fliF gene encoding flagellar basal-body MS-ring/collar protein FliF produces MQQIAQMWTALDPRKRVVVVLASIAILAAVIGLSRMVTAPSMSLLYAGLESGPAGEVVRSLEQRGVQHEVRGGAIFVESGQRDTLRMTLASEGLPTNSSQGYELLDGLSGFGTTSQMFDAAYWRAKEGELARTIVASPAISAARVHIGNIGSNPFQRDVRATASVMVTAASGTIEPAKAQALKFLVASAVTGLTPEDVSIIDSNGGLIGAAEKAPTNAGEDRADALRQRVERLLEARVGPGNAVVEVSVDTVKNTETIRETRIDPESRIAISTDTEERTNTASDQGGGDVTVASNLPSGDAGGADSSSSQTSETRERVNYEVSQTERQITQGPGAVKRLSVAVLVNGSLTADETGIDVFTPRPEEELGALKELVASAVGFDEARGDVITIKTMQFEPLPVLGTAAEPSMIASLGLDMMSLIQATVLGLVALLLGLFVVRPLLAQAPRATAPLGLPNGTNAANASPGGMTALSGEIDDSRDDAGNLPLVSNMARSQALTGSTEDPVERLRGMISDRQEETVEVLRNWLEDKEERA; encoded by the coding sequence TTGGCCTGTCCCGCATGGTGACCGCACCCAGCATGTCACTGTTGTATGCGGGTCTGGAAAGCGGCCCCGCAGGCGAGGTTGTGCGCTCTCTTGAACAGCGCGGCGTCCAGCATGAAGTGCGCGGCGGTGCGATTTTTGTCGAATCAGGGCAGCGCGATACGCTTCGCATGACCTTGGCGAGCGAGGGCCTGCCCACGAATTCCAGTCAGGGGTATGAACTGCTCGATGGCCTATCAGGCTTCGGCACCACCTCCCAGATGTTCGATGCCGCATACTGGCGCGCCAAGGAGGGCGAACTGGCCCGCACGATCGTGGCCAGCCCCGCCATTAGCGCCGCACGCGTGCATATCGGCAATATCGGCTCCAACCCGTTTCAGCGCGATGTGCGTGCCACAGCGTCCGTCATGGTCACCGCCGCAAGTGGTACGATTGAGCCCGCCAAGGCACAGGCGCTCAAGTTCCTTGTGGCCTCCGCCGTCACTGGCCTCACACCCGAGGATGTGTCGATCATTGACAGCAATGGCGGCCTGATCGGCGCCGCAGAAAAAGCGCCCACAAATGCCGGTGAAGACCGTGCCGATGCCTTACGCCAGCGCGTCGAACGCCTTCTGGAGGCCCGCGTGGGGCCCGGCAATGCGGTGGTTGAGGTGAGTGTGGACACGGTGAAAAACACCGAAACGATCCGCGAGACACGCATTGATCCCGAAAGCCGCATTGCGATCAGCACCGATACCGAGGAACGCACCAACACCGCCTCCGACCAAGGTGGAGGGGACGTCACTGTAGCGTCCAATCTGCCGAGCGGCGACGCGGGTGGCGCCGATTCGTCCTCAAGCCAGACCAGTGAAACCCGCGAGCGTGTGAATTACGAAGTCTCCCAAACCGAGCGCCAGATCACCCAAGGCCCCGGGGCCGTCAAACGCCTGAGTGTCGCGGTTCTGGTCAACGGGTCGCTCACGGCGGATGAGACAGGGATTGATGTATTTACCCCCCGCCCAGAAGAGGAGCTTGGTGCCCTAAAAGAGCTTGTCGCCTCTGCCGTAGGGTTCGACGAGGCGCGTGGTGATGTGATCACGATCAAAACGATGCAATTTGAGCCGTTGCCAGTACTCGGCACCGCTGCGGAACCCTCGATGATCGCCTCACTCGGGCTGGATATGATGTCGCTGATCCAAGCCACGGTTCTGGGTCTTGTGGCCTTGCTGCTTGGCCTCTTTGTCGTGCGCCCGCTTCTGGCGCAAGCACCCCGCGCGACGGCACCGCTTGGCCTGCCCAATGGCACAAATGCAGCCAACGCCTCGCCCGGAGGCATGACAGCCCTCTCGGGTGAGATCGACGATTCACGCGACGATGCGGGTAACCTGCCGCTGGTTTCCAACATGGCCAGGTCGCAGGCGCTCACCGGCAGCACCGAAGACCCTGTGGAACGCCTGCGCGGTATGATCAGCGACCGGCAGGAAGAGACCGTCGAGGTCCTGCGCAACTGGCTTGAAGACAAAGAGGAGAGAGCTTGA
- the fliP gene encoding flagellar type III secretion system pore protein FliP (The bacterial flagellar biogenesis protein FliP forms a type III secretion system (T3SS)-type pore required for flagellar assembly.), producing the protein MMRFSLLCVLMLGVLTGPGMAQDISISLGDDSSLSARTIQLIALITVLSLAPGLAIMITCFPFIVTVLAILRQGIGLQQSPPNMLIVSLALFLTYFVMEPVFTEAWETGIAPLLAETLPVETGMTRALEPFRVFMAGRVEVDTFEAMAALRPDAATIETGPSAPLSVLIPSFLLSEIARAFQIGFLVFLPFLIIDLVVAAILMSMGMMMVPPAIVSLPFKLAFFVIADGWALIAGSLVRGYF; encoded by the coding sequence ATGATGCGGTTTTCCCTTTTATGCGTGCTCATGCTCGGCGTCCTGACAGGCCCGGGCATGGCGCAGGACATCTCCATTTCGCTTGGCGATGACAGTTCGCTTTCTGCGCGGACAATCCAACTAATTGCCCTGATCACCGTACTCAGCCTTGCGCCGGGCCTTGCGATCATGATCACCTGCTTTCCGTTCATCGTAACGGTTCTGGCGATCTTGCGGCAAGGTATCGGGCTGCAGCAATCCCCACCCAACATGCTCATCGTCAGCCTAGCGCTCTTCCTGACCTATTTCGTGATGGAGCCGGTGTTCACCGAAGCATGGGAAACGGGCATTGCCCCCCTTCTCGCCGAAACCCTACCTGTCGAGACGGGCATGACCCGCGCATTGGAGCCCTTTCGCGTCTTTATGGCTGGGCGCGTAGAGGTCGACACATTCGAGGCCATGGCGGCGTTGCGCCCGGATGCCGCCACTATCGAGACCGGGCCAAGCGCTCCGTTGTCGGTGCTGATCCCAAGCTTTTTGCTGTCGGAAATCGCCCGCGCCTTTCAGATTGGCTTTCTGGTGTTCCTGCCATTCTTGATTATCGATCTCGTGGTCGCTGCGATCCTTATGTCCATGGGCATGATGATGGTCCCTCCGGCAATCGTTTCACTGCCCTTCAAGCTGGCCTTCTTCGTCATCGCCGATGGCTGGGCGCTGATCGCTGGAAGCCTTGTGCGCGGCTACTTCTAA
- a CDS encoding FliM/FliN family flagellar motor switch protein, giving the protein METSSDQTGRSADTASPFSSVPIEITISVGKARPLIRDLLKMGRDAVLSLDKRVDDPVELYVGDRLIARGQLEEMEGDAQGQLAVRLTEVADLQDGLG; this is encoded by the coding sequence ATGGAGACGTCCTCAGACCAGACCGGGCGCAGCGCGGACACCGCCAGCCCCTTTTCCTCGGTCCCGATCGAGATCACCATCTCGGTTGGTAAAGCCCGTCCACTGATCCGCGACCTGCTCAAGATGGGCCGCGATGCGGTCCTCTCGCTCGATAAACGCGTGGATGATCCGGTCGAACTTTATGTCGGGGATCGCTTGATCGCCCGGGGTCAGCTGGAGGAAATGGAAGGCGACGCCCAAGGGCAGTTGGCCGTCCGCCTCACCGAGGTCGCCGATCTGCAAGACGGTCTGGGATGA
- a CDS encoding flagellar basal body P-ring protein FlgI — translation MTYVTRLLVAAFLVLGIAAPSAEANQIRIKDLVEFDGVRGNDLVGYGLVVGLNGTGDGLRNAPFTEEIMTNILERLGVNVTGEQFRPKNVAAVLVTASLPPFARAGGQIDVTVSAIGDANSLLGGTLIMTPLNAADGQIYAVAQGTIIAGGAVAGGDAAEVVQGVPTSGTIPSGARVEREIAFDLDSLSTLRLALREPDFTTAGRIERVINQNFGRAVAVMLDSGTVRLDITRTRLQSPAHALAEVENLTVAPERKARVVVDQRSGTIVMGDDVRISRIAVSQGNLTLRVREAPLVVQPNPFAEGETVIVPRTDAEIEQEPGISLAEVAPGTTLSEVVAGLNALGVAPRDMIDILKSIKAAGALHAEFVVR, via the coding sequence ATGACTTATGTGACCCGTCTTTTAGTAGCAGCCTTTTTGGTTTTGGGGATTGCCGCGCCAAGTGCTGAGGCTAACCAAATCCGGATCAAGGACTTGGTGGAGTTCGATGGTGTGCGCGGCAATGATCTCGTGGGCTATGGCCTTGTTGTTGGGCTGAACGGCACCGGGGACGGGTTGCGAAATGCGCCCTTTACCGAGGAGATCATGACCAACATTCTAGAGCGTTTGGGCGTCAACGTGACGGGTGAGCAGTTTCGCCCCAAGAATGTGGCGGCAGTTTTGGTGACGGCGAGCCTGCCGCCTTTTGCGCGTGCAGGCGGTCAGATTGATGTGACCGTATCGGCGATTGGGGATGCCAACAGCCTTCTGGGCGGTACGCTTATCATGACGCCTCTTAACGCGGCGGATGGACAGATTTATGCAGTGGCACAAGGCACGATCATTGCCGGTGGCGCGGTTGCTGGTGGCGATGCTGCCGAAGTCGTGCAGGGTGTTCCGACATCCGGTACGATCCCATCCGGTGCGCGGGTCGAGCGTGAGATCGCCTTCGACCTCGATAGTCTTTCGACGTTGCGCCTTGCTCTGCGGGAACCGGATTTTACCACCGCCGGTCGGATTGAGCGGGTGATTAACCAGAATTTCGGACGCGCTGTGGCGGTGATGCTCGATTCAGGGACAGTGCGTCTCGATATCACGCGGACCCGGCTGCAATCTCCAGCACATGCGCTGGCCGAAGTTGAGAACCTGACCGTAGCGCCCGAGCGCAAGGCGCGGGTTGTGGTCGATCAACGCTCTGGCACAATTGTGATGGGGGATGATGTGCGAATCAGCCGGATCGCGGTGTCGCAAGGCAACCTGACCCTTCGGGTGCGTGAAGCACCGCTTGTGGTGCAGCCCAATCCTTTTGCTGAAGGAGAGACAGTGATCGTGCCACGCACGGATGCTGAGATTGAGCAGGAGCCGGGCATCAGCCTTGCGGAGGTGGCACCGGGGACAACCCTGTCAGAGGTTGTGGCGGGCCTGAACGCACTGGGCGTGGCGCCGCGCGACATGATTGATATCCTCAAGAGCATCAAGGCGGCAGGTGCGCTTCATGCGGAGTTTGTTGTGCGGTGA